In Carassius auratus strain Wakin linkage group LG30F, ASM336829v1, whole genome shotgun sequence, the DNA window CCAAGTCTTCTTGGTTAAGCAAGTTAATAGATGACAGCATCTAAAAGtcaatttacatacatttaaaaaattgtaacTGGGGTAGTATTTAAGGTacacctttgtaccttatttacccctagataatgtatattaatatatttaaagaacatttttttcCTAAGTGTACATACTAGTTATTTAGAAATGGTGCTCTTTTGTAACCAACCATCCTGTTTTTTTGAGGGGATTGTTTCATTTGTGTCAAAGAATTGCTTTAACTTAAAGTGTTTTGGGGGTAGCACTTTCTTTTATTGTGTTAAAACCATCCATTGGTGGTTTGAGGACAGGACACTCGAGCTTCACTCTTCATATGTTATGTACACAGCCTCATTATGATGTTGGCATCCTGTTGACTGTGTCTCTGGTTGTGTTGGCCATCATCATGATCTTTGCTCTACGCTTCCGCTGCAAGTCCAACAGAACCTGGGTaagaaaacacaacacaaattaTAACAGGAGTGGTCTTgaagagccacagtcctgcagagttttgctccagccttaataaacattttcctacctgtagctttctagtaaccCTTGCACCATGTTTTGCTCGTTCAGAAATGAGTTGTTctgaaactctgcaggactgtgtctCTCCAGGAGCACCCATGCATTATATACCAGTGCAGTCTACATTTACTTCTtgtctttattgtaatttttccACTGCATCGTTGTACTCCTCTCCTGGTCTGCATGATCATAACTTATTGTTTTGACTTTTAAATTCAATCTAGAAATCTTCTAATAATTGCTCTCAACTTCCAGGACTCTATGCACCAGCAGACCTTGCGTGCCATCAGCAGGTTGGAAACGCGCACATATTGTTCTCAGAGTTGCTCTGGCTCCCAGCGCTCTCGTGGGGCTCCAGGGTCAAACAGCAGCTCCAATTCCAGTCCAATCTGTGCCATCTGTCTTGAGGAATTCATGGATGGCCAGGTAGGAGATgaaaaacattacataattttgaAGAGGGGTGAGAGAAACCATCAAACCCAGACAGGAAAAGGACCGCTTTTGTATTGAGGCAAACCAATGGTACGTTTCATATTaaattttctctgtctctctggcAGGAATTGAGAATCATCTCCTGTGCTCATGAGTTCCATAAGGAGTGTGTCGACCCATGGCTCCTACAACACCGTACCTGCCCACTGTGCATGCACAACATCATGGGTAAACAGCCTCAGGGTACATATATATTTCTCCAATAACTTTATTATAAAGCCTCCGAGTCAGCATTGTATTGAAATTCCTCTTCTTTCTTTATCATATGCTTTCTAAATATGAATACATCCAGTTTAATAAGATGCCCAAACCTGTGtgaatttcttctgtggaacacaacagaTAAAAGGATACAGTGTTGTTTTGACCCCaatgttcttcaaaatgtctttcaATGTTCCAAGGAACACGGTTATATAGGATTGGCAAGACCTGAAGCaggatttaatttgtttagaacCAAAGCCTGAACGCACCCTGAACTCTAGTTCTTGATTTTCAAAAAGAGCTGTTTTCAAGAACCAAATGTTTTCTAACTAAACTCACCATCTATCCTTCATTAGGTTCAGATCTGGCATCCCATCAGCCCCAAAGAAGTCAAATGCCACCCCCTCGACCTGAGCACAGTCAAGCCTTCCTCCTTTCCCATAACTATTCAAACCAACACCCTTATCCCCAGCACCATGTTCCTTTTTCCCTGCGGCATCATTACCCCCATAATCCCTCTGGACCTTTACCCCAATTGGACAACTATGGCAACTCTCCCCCTCTTCATCCACGGACTCTTCATTGCTTTCCCAGCAGACCACTGGGTGCTAGCTGTGCGTACCACTTGGCTCCAGATGCCCATCATGGACGTCTGCAAAGGACAGGTGGGCACGGGTTTCGGACCGGGCATGCAGCTCCCAGAAGGTCGTGTCAGCGGTGTCCTGGAGGACCTTTGCGGAACTCTTCAGGTTCTCGGATGCATCATGTGGTATCGCCTGCAAACCATGCAACTCATCATCATCTGCCACGTGGAGGAGGCTCACACAGTCGCCAGGATGACGGCAGCGCCTCGGGAGGGAGTTACCATACGGAGCGTAGCGGTTACCTTGCAGACGGACCAGCCAGTGATTCCAGCTCGGGATCGTGCCATGGCTCGTCCAGTGACTCCGTATTGAACTGTACGGACATCAGCCTGCAGGGTGTCTATGGCAGCTGGTCCACTTTTCGTAGCTCGCTCAGCAGCGATTACGACCCGTTTATCTACTGCGGACCAGGCAAAGCTCCACGCAGAGGGAGCATAGAGGCCACGCAAAGGCCTCGTTCCCTGGACTCTGTAGTGAACCGAACCGGTGGTGGAAGCGCTGGTGATGCCGGTGCCATTTGCCTGGAAGAACAGCAGCAACAGGTGGCTGTGTTTAGTCACGTTCACTATCACAGGCATAGACACCACTATTACGAGGATGGGGAACTCAGTCAAGGGCCCGGCCGAGGCTATGACGAGGATCAAGGAGCCACGTCCTCAGCCACAGCAGCAAGCGGGCCTTGTCTCATAACTAAAGACAAAGACTCCTCCGGGTGTCAGGTACAGGTACAGTCTTGCCACTGCCCCAAAACAGACCTCAGTTCAAGGAGGGTTGAGGATAGAGACCTGGACCCTGTTACCTCCTCAGGTGCCTCCGTAATCCTTCCGTCTCCTCCTTTAAACTCTCCGTCCCCACCCTGTTGCCACAAAGGCCCAGGGTGGACGACCGGTCGGAAAGCAGCTGGACGTCCAATGGAAGTGCCTTCGCCAGTTGTTCACTTTCATCAAAGCATGGACCTTCAGGATGATTGTAGCATTCATATACACTACGGACAGGGAGCGGGAAGCTATTGCTGCACACCTCCGCCAGACATGGCCCCCACGCTACTGCCAGTGCCCCTGATCTTGGACTCGACGGGTATGACCGACTGGCCGTGCTGTAGTGGGGCACATGTGGTGTGGCAGAAGGAGGTGCAGCAGGCCCATTCAGAGCCTCAGCTCCTGGGACCCACTTCTGGAATGGACAGACCCCTGTGTAGGACCCATCATGGCCCAGGGGACGAACTTCCCATGGACATCTGTCTGTACTGCCAAACTCTACACAATAGTCAGGGTGAGTATGTCTGACTGTAGTGCTCCACTATAGAGTACTGCTGAAATGAGTCCTAAGGCTGATGACACACAGGGCAACTTTGGATAATGTTGCATTAGGTGAGACAACAGGGCCCACAACCAATCTAAAAAGTATCTAGATAGAAATGTATCACCCATTCTCAGtgggaaagtgcccaagcaaAATAGCTCAAAACGTTTCCCCCAGTATCATGAGTTGCATTTTTGGACTTATGATTCCATTGTGTGGCAGTCAGTTGTTTTTTGGTGAAATGCCTGAAATGAGATCTGTGATTACCACAGgctcaagatattttcacatTGTATTCTACCGCATAATATACACCATTATTACCACTTAacgtttttttaagtttttacacATTTAGTCACACAGTTAAACTTAACTACCCAATAGTCTTCTTTTAGAGCCTTGCTGTGTTTACTGTATAGTCACTTTCCCGTGAACTACTCCAACTCAGACTTTCCAACTTGTAGATTTGGAAATTTAGTGATGCTGAAGTTGAAGTCATGTAACCTTGGTGTAATTCATGTGTTTCCTAAATTTTAGCTTTTATTAAGAATTTTTTGCAGTAGCCCATAAGCCAACTGAAAAACCCTATCGTTTTTGTTGAGGAAACTAGGGTGATGGGGTTGGTGTATACAATTATCTATTGCTGGTTATAACCTGAATGTACACAGCTGATATTCAATTAACTGGTTTTAATTAACTAttgtttcagtttaatgagttttacattgaaatgttttttttcttcacagggTCAGAGGAAGAGTCTGGTGTTTGAGAAAACTCTTCATCCAAAACTCCTCACGCTGCTACACAAGAGCCGAAATGGACAAAGCTCTTCGGCGATCTCTCGCTGTTTCTTTCGCTCATATGTTTAGTCTTCCAGATAATTCCAAACATCTTCTTGCAATATCAAACTGAATTACTCAGACCTCAGATTTCATTCTAACAAAGAATTAAGCAGTCACTGATGATTAGATGGGTTTTCAAAAATACTCTTCAGTAGTGACGCTCTGCTACTAGCACCTTTCTAATGTCCAGAACAAGTCATTTTTGGTACTTTACCCAATACGGTCCAAATGCACGGTCCTTTTCATAAGCAAACAAGTGGTATTAATTAAGGCGGTTATCAAAGGATCTTAAAGATGCGCATGAGATTGATTATGGTTTCTTCCTTTCCTTTGGTTTAAAACAGGATTCGATTTGTATCTTCTCTTGTAAACAAGTCTGAGATCTCCTTGGTGATCTTCATGAAAGCCCTATAAGATATAAACGTGTCTTTCCGTTTTCCATTGAGATTTAGACTTGGCATATGTACTTTATGTAAGTACGTAGACACTTCTATCTACACAAGCCTAGTTGTCGTGTCAAAACCGAATCATAATGCAACATTAGTGTAATTTGTCTACCTGATTAATAATGTAATATGAAGGTATCATTATACCTTGAAGACTGAGATACGAACCATGTACAATGAAACCAAGAGCTTGTAATGCATCAGCTGTGCACTTAATTCTGAGTTTGTGTACTTGCGTTAAGTATGTTTCATTAGTTCACTGAGCCTACTGGCTAATTTTTCACTATCTAGTCATTGCAATGCAGCCCGCCTCTTCCATTTCATTTCTAGCTTTTTAACTATGTGTTGGGCTACGTTCAAGCATCTGGCCTGGTTTTCCAGCACTACCTCAATAACCAATCAGAAAGTCCTGTTAGCGAGATGGTACTTCAAAGGTACTTGTGCTTTGGCCTCTCGTTACCTCTGACAGATATAATCTCAGAGCAGCGATAGGGAGCTTTACTTTATATCATCTGTCCTTGGTCTCGGTTTTGTTAATTCAGAAATGGCAGCTGTTATTTACAAACGTTTGtgtcttcatttattaattttgctCGTCAAAACTGAACGaattgactgaatatatttagtGAAAGTTGTGAAGATATTTTTATTTCGTTTGTTTCGTTATTTTGGTCTATTAAGCCTGTAATGTGTTCAGGCTGAGAAGGACTACGtttcccagaatgctttgctTTCACCTCTGTGACCCTCATGTTCTCTTAAAGGGACGTGACATTTCATAGAAACCCACCAGCATACAAGCTTACCAAAAGTGCCTCTGTAACCCATGAAGTTTATAcatacatttactgtatgtagCCTGCTGTCATGTTCCTGGCAATACCAGACGACACAAAAAGCTGACTCGATGTATATTGCCTGCAAGCATAGTCATACTCTGTTACCCAGAAATGTCTGTTGTCATTTATTGTAAAATCCAGCCTTTAAAGGAATGGTCTGGGTTCAAAACAAGCTAAAACATGTGACATGCTGGAAGTAAACCCTTCCTTTAGTTTGTAAAAATATCTGATGCAGTTCTGAACCTGTACCATTCCTTTAAGTAAAGAAAAGGAAACACTGGAAATCTTGCCATGACAAACACctgaatgtttattttcttttcttttctctttcttttttgtcagTAAATGGTCAAACTGGTCAAAGTTCCTGATCCTTTGAACCACAAACACCTCCCATGAGTCTTTTTGGCTTCATCCCGTCACATGCTGTTTTTCATCAAAATGAGGCTGAAccccaaataaaaatatatgcaagacaaaatatattaaatcccAGTTTAGGGTTTCCTCATTTAGGGTTCCCACATCTTAAGACCAATAACTT includes these proteins:
- the rnf43 gene encoding E3 ubiquitin-protein ligase RNF43 isoform X1, with the translated sequence MRVPVRRLAGLWPWLLMAASQVALGHTGLELAAAVESERSAPRAMIKVSLLKQEPTSRPITLEGVFAGGSAGYAEGKLMQSHPLSLCNTSEDDRQETFFISIVKLESPESKVPQCLPLLDKARLALQRGAQAVIFDITDDPGAAQELRDSGLLPRPVVLVKSSDAEQLMGLVNKNEEAKVFIDIMMETQKWPHYDVGILLTVSLVVLAIIMIFALRFRCKSNRTWDSMHQQTLRAISRLETRTYCSQSCSGSQRSRGAPGSNSSSNSSPICAICLEEFMDGQELRIISCAHEFHKECVDPWLLQHRTCPLCMHNIMGKQPQGSDLASHQPQRSQMPPPRPEHSQAFLLSHNYSNQHPYPQHHVPFSLRHHYPHNPSGPLPQLDNYGNSPPLHPRTLHCFPSRPLGASCAYHLAPDAHHGRLQRTGGHGFRTGHAAPRRSCQRCPGGPLRNSSGSRMHHVVSPANHATHHHLPRGGGSHSRQDDGSASGGSYHTERSGYLADGPASDSSSGSCHGSSSDSVLNCTDISLQGVYGSWSTFRSSLSSDYDPFIYCGPGKAPRRGSIEATQRPRSLDSVVNRTGGGSAGDAGAICLEEQQQQVAVFSHVHYHRHRHHYYEDGELSQGPGRGYDEDQGATSSATAASGPCLITKDKDSSGCQVQVQSCHCPKTDLSSRRVEDRDLDPVTSSGASVILPSPPLNSPSPPCCHKGPGWTTGRKAAGRPMEVPSPVVHFHQSMDLQDDCSIHIHYGQGAGSYCCTPPPDMAPTLLPVPLILDSTGMTDWPCCSGAHVVWQKEVQQAHSEPQLLGPTSGMDRPLCRTHHGPGDELPMDICLYCQTLHNSQGSEEESGV
- the rnf43 gene encoding E3 ubiquitin-protein ligase RNF43 isoform X2 → MRVPVRRLAGLWPWLLMAASQVALGHTGLELAAAVESERSAPRAMIKVSLLKQEPTSRPITLEGVFAGGSAGYAEGKLMQSHPLSLCNTSEDDRQETFFISIVKLESPESKVPQCLPLLDKARLALQRGAQAVIFDITDDPGAAQELRDSGLLPRPVVLVKSSDAEQLMGLVNKNEEAKVFIDIMMETQKWPHYDVGILLTVSLVVLAIIMIFALRFRCKSNRTWDSMHQQTLRAISRLETRTYCSQSCSGSQRSRGAPGSNSSSNSSPICAICLEEFMDGQELRIISCAHEFHKECVDPWLLQHRTCPLCMHNIMGSDLASHQPQRSQMPPPRPEHSQAFLLSHNYSNQHPYPQHHVPFSLRHHYPHNPSGPLPQLDNYGNSPPLHPRTLHCFPSRPLGASCAYHLAPDAHHGRLQRTGGHGFRTGHAAPRRSCQRCPGGPLRNSSGSRMHHVVSPANHATHHHLPRGGGSHSRQDDGSASGGSYHTERSGYLADGPASDSSSGSCHGSSSDSVLNCTDISLQGVYGSWSTFRSSLSSDYDPFIYCGPGKAPRRGSIEATQRPRSLDSVVNRTGGGSAGDAGAICLEEQQQQVAVFSHVHYHRHRHHYYEDGELSQGPGRGYDEDQGATSSATAASGPCLITKDKDSSGCQVQVQSCHCPKTDLSSRRVEDRDLDPVTSSGASVILPSPPLNSPSPPCCHKGPGWTTGRKAAGRPMEVPSPVVHFHQSMDLQDDCSIHIHYGQGAGSYCCTPPPDMAPTLLPVPLILDSTGMTDWPCCSGAHVVWQKEVQQAHSEPQLLGPTSGMDRPLCRTHHGPGDELPMDICLYCQTLHNSQGSEEESGV